The following proteins are co-located in the Vigna angularis cultivar LongXiaoDou No.4 chromosome 2, ASM1680809v1, whole genome shotgun sequence genome:
- the LOC108328126 gene encoding scopoletin glucosyltransferase has product MEGLFSEADSSSLKLYLLPFPAPGHMIPQINMGQVLAFRGHHVTILTTPSNAQFIPKNLKVHTFNLPSNKVGLSSENLSYAEDNRTAHEIWKATQDMKPQIETFLQQNPPHALILDIMFPWNFTSTLNIPTVVYSPMPIFAICVAEAINNCQPQVLPSDSSLSFVVPGALPNNITLNFNPWNTSFHAMARTLVQSKENNTIGVIVDTFAELEGGYTEYYEKLTGVKVWHVGNLSLMVDYYQRRRTSQENHVDEHECLKWLSSKEARSVVYVCFGSLARLSKEQHMEIARGLEASGYNYLLVLPKNVNDDEMREEGLVHGIEERMRENERGMVVRGWVPQRLILKHVAIGGFLTHSGAGSVLEGICEGVPMITMPRFGDHFLCEKLVTEVLGIGESVGVWEWSMSPYDLRRELVDWERIQSAVRKVMKDEGGFFRKRVQELKEKADKAVQEGGSSHDNLTALLQSIKEINV; this is encoded by the exons ATGGAAGGCTTATTTTCAGAGGCAGATTCAAGTTCTCTGAAACTCTACCTCCTTCCGTTTCCAGCACCAGGGCACATGATCCCACAGATCAATATGGGTCAAGTTTTAGCCTTTCGTGGCCACCATGTTACCATTCTCACAACTCCTTCAAACGCTCAGTTCATCCCCAAAAACCTCAAAGTTCATACCTTCAACCTCCCCTCTAACAAAGTTGGTCTTTCTTCTGAGAATCTATCCTATGCAGAAGACAACCGAACCGCGCACGAGATATGGAAAGCCACACAAGATATGAAACCCCAGATAGAAACCTTTCTGCAGCAAAACCCGCCTCATGCTTTGATTTTAGACATAATGTTTCCATGGAATTTCACTTCCACACTCAACATCCCCACGGTCGTTTACAGCCCCATGCCCATCTTCGCTATTTGCGTTGCTGAGGCCATCAACAACTGCCAGCCCCAAGTGTTGCCTTCGGACTCTTCGCTTTCTTTTGTCGTCCCTGGTGCTCTTCCCAACAATATCACGCTTAACTTCAACCCGTGGAATACCAGCTTCCACGCCATGGCTCGTACTTTAGTGCAATCCAAGGAAAACAACACTATTGGGGTTATTGTGGATACCTTTGCAGAGCTCGAAGGTGGGTACACTGAGTACTACGAGAAACTCACCGGCGTTAAGGTGTGGCACGTTGGCAACCTCTCTCTGATGGTGGATTATTACCAAAGAAGACGCACATCACAAGAGAATCAT GTTGATGAGCATGAGTGCCTCAAGTGGCTGAGCTCCAAGGAAGCCAGGTCAGTGGTGTACGTATGTTTTGGAAGCTTGGCTCGTCTGAGCAAAGAGCAACATATGGAGATTGCACGTGGGTTGGAGGCCTCTGGGTACAATTACCTCTTGGTGCTTCCAAAGAATGTGAATGATGACGAGATGAGAGAAGAAGGGTTGGTGCATGGGATTGAAGAAAGGATGAGGGAAAATGAAAGAGGAATGGTAGTGAGAGGGTGGGTTCCACAACGTTTGATATTGAAGCATGTTGCCATTGGAGGGTTCCTAACACATAGTGGGGCTGGTTCAGTGTTGGAGGGGATTTGTGAGGGGGTGCCTATGATCACCATGCCTAGGTTTGGTGACCATTTTTTGTGTGAGAAGTTGGTGACTGAGGTGCTTGGGATTGGGGAGAGTGTGGGGGTTTGGGAATGGAGCATGTCACCCTATGATTTGAGGAGGGAGCTGGTGGACTGGGAAAGAATTCAGAGTGCTGTGAGAAAGGTGATGAAGGATGAAGGAGGCTTCTTCAGAAAACGAGTGCAGGAGTTGAAGGAAAAAGCAGACAAAGCTGTTCAAGAAGGTGGATCCTCTCACGATAATCTCACCGCCCTTCTTCAATCAATCAAAGAGATCAATGTTTAA